The DNA sequence CCCAGTGGGGACACCCCATGCACCCCCCCAGCCAGATTTGGGGAGGGTCCATGACCCaccagcacccagagcccccaccctggggtgctCGGGGGCACTTGTAGTGCCCTGGGGTGAGGGGGGATGGAAATACAGCCCCCTCCCAATGCCCAACCGCCTTCACCTGGGGCACAGGGATGGGcaaccgccccccccctcccttccagcaccctgggggggtcccatgAGCCCAGCTGGGTGCCCCTCGCACCCTATAATGGTGGgcttgggggagggggggggggctgcactGAACCAGGCTCCCTTGGTGCCACCCAGGGGGGCTTtgctgcccccccagcccagcaagaggggggggtcccccagcatcccccccccgCTCTCCCCACACAGCACCAGCATCTCCCCAGGCTGTGGCAGCGCTGCCAgtcccgtgtccccccccgtgtcccccccagccATCAGTATGCACCGCCTGTCCCTCTCCATAGCAACCTCCTgccgccccccccggccccccagcGCCGCACAAGCCCTTCGCTGCAGCAGCCCTGACCCCGCCGGCACCCCTGACCTCTCCCACCCACAGGTACCTGCTGGgtcccccccagacccccccatcCTCCTCACCCGGAGGATGCTTCAGCCTTCATCTTCCCAGCCCTGTAtgttggtggattttttttttaattttattttttttcttattttttttattttctttttttaattttcttttttttattttcttctttttttatttttcttttttttgtaattttctttttaaattttttttaattttcttatttttaattttcttatttttaattttcttatttttaattttcttatttttaatttccttttaattttttttaaatttcccttttttaatttcttttttaattttcttttttttaatttccttttttttttctttttttttttaatctccttctttttttccccttatttttttccctttcactttttTACACCACCGTCACCTTCCCCATCCACCCCCATGaacctgcctgcacccctgtccccccccccccaccttggGCACCACCCCATGGGGTGCCAGGGAGGGGTGGGCACCCACCCTGCCTAGCAAAGCCAAACCCCCCCCAGCAATAACCcccgcacccccagccctgaggcgagcagggagggcagcgggTCCCCAAATGCCACCGGCAATGTCCCCTGTGGCACCCCCTtacccccccaccctggggtggAGCAGCAGGGGGACCCCCCCACGCCATTTCTCACCCCGATTCGCACCAAAATTCACCTTTCTCGCTGCAATTCCCACCAGGGCAGCACAAGCAggtggggttggtttgttttttagccctttactttttttttttgcattttgccttatttttttgttcatttcagggtggtttttctcttttttgtttgttttttcttttttcccccaacccCCAAAGCTGTACAGAAGTTTCCAGAcccttgtgtgtgtgtggggtgaGAAAAGGAGCCCAAAGCCCCCCCCAGGCACCCACATACACACCCACACCCTGAGCTCATCACCAGTAAccccccctttcccccagccccccatccccaccacgagtgtatataattaatttctctttttttaatttttttttttaaactcctttttttttttaatacaaattcgGATCTTTGGGTGTgtactgccaaaaaaaaaaaaccaaaaaaaaatcaaatccccGCCTCGTTCTTCTGcatcataataaaaataaaactcaaaatcGTCGTCGTCGTCGTTAAAAAAAGGCAACGGAAACCCAAGGAACCCATGCGGAAGTTGCACACCACAAAACCACAGCAGATGTACAGAATGCAATATACAAGACACGATTTATAATAAAACATTATATACAATAAATAGGttattgttacttttttttttccttttctattttttttttgttttttttttttgtcggTCGatctgtaaataaatttttctcAGTGCATACGGGTGggtttttgctcttctctcctgCATATTCACCTCTCGGGCGCTTTAGGTCTCTGTTCTCCATCACTTTTTGATTCTCCCTCCGGTGCGTGGCtctttcttaattattttttttgtgaattttcctcttttttaaatttttttttttttccttaaaccttttttttttttttttttaacttcttttcttcaaaagtatttacaattgctggttttgtgcagaaaatgaaaattaatcaaataaaaaataaaaattcaaagagTCCCTCTGCTTctggctgggaggaggaaagagaacgCGGCGCCGGCGCCACGGCCGAGGCGAGGGCCGGCGAGCGAAGCGGGGGGCGACGGGGCCGGGGCACCCCACCGACggcagccccctcctctcctctctgctccgGTGGCCGGGACGGGTGGGGGGCGCAGGGCCgagggtgctgggggtgacgggcaggctggggggggaGAGGCGAGAGAGGGGTGAGGGTCCCACCAGCGCGGCACCTCGTCCTGGTTGGGGGTGTCGGGCGGGAGGTTGGGTCCTGCCCACCCCCCATCCAGCACCCACATCCCCAGGGGGCTGGGGTCCTGCCCACCCCCCATCTGGCACCCACAcacccaggggtctggggtCCTGCCCACCCAGGGGTCTGGCACCCATATACCCAGGGGTTTGGGGTCCTGCCCACCCTCCATCTGGCACCCACATCCCCAGGGGTCTGGGGTCCTGCCCACCCCTCATCTGGCACCCACATCCCCAGGGGTCTGGCACCCATATACCCAGGGGTCTGGGGTCCTGCCCACCCTCCATCTGGCACCCACATAACCAGGGGTCTGGGGTCCTGCCCACCCCCAGTCTGGTACCCACACATCCAGTGCTCTGgggcaccccacacccccccagGTCTTGCCCACCCCAGGCTCTTGCACCCCACCACCTCGGGGTCCAGCCCCCCACCACCCCGGGCTCTGGCACCCCACACCCCAGGCTCCAGCCCCCCGCAGCCGCTGGGGCACAGGGGGGTCCCCGGTTTGATGCTTGGCCATGGGGCAACACCCAGGGCAAGtgcctgcagcccagaagggGTCGAGGGCACCCAGTGGGTGAGCCTCACTGGGTGCATTTGGGTTACAAACCCCCCCCAGGAAGCAcagagcacccagcacccccctgctgccccccaggGTCCCATCCTGCACCACCCTCCCAGGGGACAGGCAGCGAGAGGGCTTGGGTGGCACTTACCGGGTGACGGTGGCATCTCCAAGCCCCGCCGGCGAAGCTGCCAGAGCGTGGTGGGGGTCAGCCCTCCCGAGCACCCATCGCCATCCAGCCGGCAAGAAAAACGCCCCCGGCGAGCGACCGGGTGGGGAGggcacagaaaaaacaaacccaccccCCAGCAGACCCCCCAGGGGCAGCCGAGGGGGCTGCCCTCGCCCCCCGGCTGGGCTGCGGTGAGGGGCACCCAGCCGCCCCCCACGGCTGCCGCCTGCCCCCCCTGCCTGCGCCCCTGCCCTGGGCtcgggggggggccggggctgtcCGTCTGTCCATCCGTCCGTCCGATTGTCCTGCtgcggggcgaggggggggcGGCAGTCCGGaaagcagagccaggcaggcGGAGCGGGGTTGAGAgcggagggggaaaaaaacggGGGTTTTCTCTCTTCGTCcgttattattttctttttcctttcgTTTCgcttattttttaacttttttttccttttttttctccttttttttccttttttttcttttttcttttttttttttttagaaaacaaacaaacggTTCCAATCCCAGTTAAATACAGAACTTGAAAAgtgttccagaaaaaaagtgctGGCTAAATTACCTCTGCAAGAGAAACACAACACGGAGAGGGGGGGACACGATGAGAAGGGCCCGGGGGTGCCCCgtccccctcccctgccacccccgtCCCCTCGCCCCGAGGGGTTCCCCCACCTACCCTGTAACAAAACCTCGTTGTCCGGTTGGCACGTCAGCAGACACTACAATGAGGTGACTGTAAAAGTGTCCTCGGGGTGTTGTTGCTCTATCATGGGTCCCAAAAACCCGCTCTTCTGGGTGGGGGCCATGACGGGGTGCCCTTGGGGTGCAAAACTGGGGTACCTGTAGttgtcctgcagctgcagcattgAGTCTCTCGGTACGGGGGAGATGTTCAAGTCATTGATCAAGGGACAAGCGTAGGGTCCTCGGTGATGAGCCCGGGACATCTCCAAGGGTTCCTTCTCACCCTTGGAGGGGTGGGTGCCGCTCGGGCTGCTCAAGTGGGGGTTGAGACACTGGGGGTCCGTCCTACCCATGAAGTCTACGAGCATCCCGGCCCCCGCTTTGCCGTCGTACGAAGGGCTACGGGTGCTGGCGTTGGGGGAATACCAGTAAGGGGGGTTTTTGCAACTGGGGGAGTCGTAGTGCGGTTGAGGCATGGGGAGATCGCGGCAAGCGAGGTGGGGGGCGTGCGGCAGGGCCCCCCCCTGCATGCTGTGTTTGAGCGAGTCGCAGGCGGGCAGCTTACGGATGTCGCCCGCCCGTAGGTCCTCCTTGAAGGCCAAGGTCGGGGAGCAGTTGGGCGAGAAGGCTTTCTGCAAGCCGGCCTCGAAGACAGTCTGCTGGCCGGCGGCTGCCAGCTGGTGCGGGAGGGCAGGGAAGTGTTTGCTCTCCAAATCCGCCTGCCCCAAACCGGGGGAGTCGCTCTGAAAACCTTGGACGAAGGTCCCGTCCGAGGGGGTGGAAGGGTTCATGGAGTAGGGGCCGGCGTAGTCGCAGGGATCCCGCTCGCCCACCCCGAAGCCCCGGGAttgggagggcaggggggacaTGCTGCTGTCCCCGCTGTAGTAGTCCAAGCCCAGGTCCGTGCTCTCCTGGAAGAGGGGGTTGACCGCCTGCGACTTGGTGGGGAACTTGGCCTTGCCCGTCCCCCTCTCCTTCTTGGAGGCACAAGCCCCCCGGGAaccccggggctgccggggtCCTGTGCTCCTCTTGGAGGGGtacacagaggaggaggaggaagaggaggagaagttCAGGTGGGAGGTGTCAAACATGTCCACCTTCTTCCGTCGGCCTCGACCGGGCTTGGAGTTGCTCTGGAAGAGGACGCTCTGGTTCCAGTTGTAGCCCGGGGCGGAGGACGCCTCGTTCCAGTCCATCATcagcttctccaggctggagagGCTGGACTGGCCCTCGCTGGAGGAGGCTTCGCTGTTGGCGCGCCGGTAGCCGGCCGGCTGGTTGAACTGGGTGCTGTCGGAGGAGGATTCGGAGAAGGTCTCCGAGACCGTCTGCTGCTTGGCTTTCTGCGGGGTGTAGTTGGAGATGTCCAGGATGACGTTGGGCTCGTTGAGGTGGCACTCGAAGCCCGGGTTGTAGAGCTGGCTGAAGGCCTCCGAGCTCCAGTCCAGCCCGCCGTAGCCTTGCCGGAAAGCCCACGGCGCGGCGCTGGGGAACTGCCGGCAATTTTCGGGCGAGGGTTGGAAGGAGGCCGAGCCCTTGGGCACCATGTAGCCGCCGGGCGAGACGGTGCTGGCCCGGCTGTCGCAGCGCAAGGGGGTGTGTGCCGCGCTGGAGAACTGCCCCCCTTGCTCGGCGCTGTTGAAGAAGGCGGCTTTGCCGAGCGGCAGGCTGGGACCGGCCGTCTGCGGCGCGTAACCGGCGCTGTGGGCGCTGCTGGGGGACGACGGGaggctgctgccgctgccgtAGGCGAAGCTGCAGTCCTTGCTGTTGGGGCAATCCTGTGCCGACGGGTACTGCTTCCCCGGTGGGAAGACGCTGGCGGGTGCCACGCTCTGCCCGGCACCGTAGCTGCCATACGGGGAGTAGCCGGGGGTGCCGCTGGCCGCCGGGTGAGCCGTGGGCGACCGGGAGACAGCCGAGGGTGGTGCCAGCTTGGCGAAAGCCTCGGCCCCCCGGCACTCCGATGACGCTTGGGTCACCCCGTagccggcggcggcgcggccgggagGGAAGGCCGGCCTGCCCTGCATCGCCGCGTGGAAGGCAGCCTCGGCACCGGGGGTTGCGGCCGCCAGCTTGCCACCCCGGGCTGGGTAGGCGGCCAAACCCCGCTGGCCCGGCAAGGTGGCCGGAGGGGCCGTGTAGGCGGCCGCTGACTTGCGGGCCTCGGAGCGGGAGGCCGAGAGGGCGAAGTCCAGCAGGTCAGAGGAGTCGTCCGAGTCCAGCAAGGAGCGGAAGTAGCCGGTGAAGAGGCTGTGCCTCTCCGGGCCGGCCTCCGCCTGCGACGACGGCGCGCTCCCGGCGTAGAAGCCGGCCCGGCCGGAGGAGCCTGACTCCAGCCCGGCGGCATGGAAGGGCCTCGCCTCGGCCCCTTGGTAGCCACCATTGCGGCCAGCTTGGCTACCAGGGTGTCCGTGGTGGGGAGCCCAGGGGCTGCCCTTCTCGCCCCCGGCCCACTCGGCGGGGCCGTCGCCGAAGCTCTGCCCGGGGTTGGGCTCGGGGAAGAGAGCCCCGTTCTTGCGGGCCCGGCGCTTTCGCTTGGGTTTGCCCACGGGGTCGGGCTCCGGCCGGCCCCGCTTGCGCGGGTGCACGGTGTCGGCGTGGAGGGCGGCGgggcttttcttcttcttcccgATGCCCTCGAAGAAATCGCTGAAGGAACAGCGGGCGGCGCGGGCCGCGTGGCCACCCCCGCGCCCGCCGAAGCCCCCCGCTTTGCCGCCGCGCCGGCGGAAGCCCTGGACGCGGTGTAGGAAGTGGGAGATGCTCTGGGTGTCGGGGGCTTGGTGGATGGACTCGGGCTCGCTGGGGGTCCAGCAGCGGGGCGGCGAGCAGCGCCCTGAGCACTGGCTCTGCCGGTTGAGGAAGGCCAGCTTGGCCAGCACGTCCGAGTAGTCGGCCTTGCTGTCGTTGGTGTCGGCGATGTAGGAAGGCTGGGGTGAAGCCAgcttctgcttcctcctcctcctcttcttcacctCCGGGGCAGGCTCCTTGGGCTTGGCTTGGCCCAGCAGCAGGTTCTTGGGGGGTCTGCCCCGCTTGCGCTTCAAGATGATGGGCATCTCGCCTGGGGGAAAGACCACCACCACGTTGCGCCCATTGTTCTTCATCTTGAGCAGTGGCGTGGgctccatggagctgctggcCGCCAGCTCCTTGCCCTCCAGGTTCAGGTTGCTGCTGAGCGATGACACCTTGTAGGTGGTCTTGTTCCTCCTCCCCAGGGACACGGGGATCTTGGCCATCTTCACCACCATCTTCCTCACCCCCCGGCACTTGCTCTTCTTCCCTGTTGCGGGGGCCTTGGGCATCTCGTCGGGGTCCAGGGTGGCTGGGGGTGGCGGTGGGGGGGCCAGCAGCGGGGCGCTGGGCTCCTCGGGCCCGGGGGGCACCTCGGCGGGCAGGGCGAGGGGGGACAAGACGCGGCTCTCGGGGGTGACGTCCACCCGGCGCCCTcgccctgccctcctcctgcgGCACAGCATCTTTGGCTTGTCTGTCCGGCGCAGGGCGTACTTGCGGTGGTCCTCGCCGCACCGcccggccccccggcccccacAGGGACCCCGCTTCACCACACCGCCCAGGGGACACCCCCCGAGCCGCGGCTGCAGCCCGTGGGGCCGCAGCGGGTCCCCAGCGCCCGGCTGTGCCTCCAGCAGCTCCGACACAGGGCCCAGGGGCTGCGGCTCCAGCAGCGAGGGCTCGGCGGGCAGCAGCGGGGTCCGGGCATCCAGCAGCGGCGGCTCCAGGGCCCCGGGCAGCGGCTCCAGCGTCTGCAGCCCCAGCGGCTCCGCCAGCGGCTCCAGCGACTGCAGCTCCAGCGACTCGGACAAGGGCTCCAGCGACTGCAGCTCCAGCGACTCGGAGAGCGGCTCCAGCGACTGCAGCCCCAACGGCTCCAGGTTTTGCAGCTCCAGCGATTCAGGCAGCGGTTCCAGGCTCTGTGAATCGAGCAGCTGAGGTTGTGACTCGAGGGACTGGGAATCCAGCAGCCGGGACTGGGAGTCCAACTCTTGGGCTGGCAGCAACTGGGGCTGCGGCTCCATCGCCTGTGACTCCAGCAGCTGCGTCCCCGGGCACGCCAGGGAGGCCAGTTCGTTCAGGATGTCCGCCTCGGCCAGCTCCGAGTAGTCACCGGCATCAGGCTGCGAGCAACCAGCTTCCTCCCCTTTGGAggtcccccccacacccccgcTGTGGccagggggctgcggggcgctccccccgccgccgtcGGCTTCTCCGTCacgggccgggggccgggggtgcCGCGGCGGCTCGGTTTTGCAGAGCACCCCTCGTTCCTCGGGGCTGCGGATGCTGTTGGCCAGGGAGGGCGAGGAGAAGAAGCTGTACTGGAGGTCGCGGTCGGCGGGCAGGAGGCGGCTGTCCTC is a window from the Nyctibius grandis isolate bNycGra1 chromosome 24, bNycGra1.pri, whole genome shotgun sequence genome containing:
- the AHDC1 gene encoding transcription factor Gibbin isoform X2, producing the protein MRVKPPGPVVTTSVVRGSPDYVREPKFYPAGHPAQRPPACPAEKALSCSVLSFPEGSCPALGREHQAGSLLHGDPADRCQSVHGGTKAAEDLLGCAGEPRILGGSAEEAAARDRAPQTFPNATLASGRCNVDSILALLRSKCGNGHINLHPVVQLIDIMKDLNRLSEDLKSSGVHLDCGSLRGGGGGGGGGHEDSRLLPADRDLQYSFFSSPSLANSIRSPEERGVLCKTEPPRHPRPPARDGEADGGGGSAPQPPGHSGGVGGTSKGEEAGCSQPDAGDYSELAEADILNELASLACPGTQLLESQAMEPQPQLLPAQELDSQSRLLDSQSLESQPQLLDSQSLEPLPESLELQNLEPLGLQSLEPLSESLELQSLEPLSESLELQSLEPLAEPLGLQTLEPLPGALEPPLLDARTPLLPAEPSLLEPQPLGPVSELLEAQPGAGDPLRPHGLQPRLGGCPLGGVVKRGPCGGRGAGRCGEDHRKYALRRTDKPKMLCRRRRAGRGRRVDVTPESRVLSPLALPAEVPPGPEEPSAPLLAPPPPPPATLDPDEMPKAPATGKKSKCRGVRKMVVKMAKIPVSLGRRNKTTYKVSSLSSNLNLEGKELAASSSMEPTPLLKMKNNGRNVVVVFPPGEMPIILKRKRGRPPKNLLLGQAKPKEPAPEVKKRRRRKQKLASPQPSYIADTNDSKADYSDVLAKLAFLNRQSQCSGRCSPPRCWTPSEPESIHQAPDTQSISHFLHRVQGFRRRGGKAGGFGGRGGGHAARAARCSFSDFFEGIGKKKKSPAALHADTVHPRKRGRPEPDPVGKPKRKRRARKNGALFPEPNPGQSFGDGPAEWAGGEKGSPWAPHHGHPGSQAGRNGGYQGAEARPFHAAGLESGSSGRAGFYAGSAPSSQAEAGPERHSLFTGYFRSLLDSDDSSDLLDFALSASRSEARKSAAAYTAPPATLPGQRGLAAYPARGGKLAAATPGAEAAFHAAMQGRPAFPPGRAAAGYGVTQASSECRGAEAFAKLAPPSAVSRSPTAHPAASGTPGYSPYGSYGAGQSVAPASVFPPGKQYPSAQDCPNSKDCSFAYGSGSSLPSSPSSAHSAGYAPQTAGPSLPLGKAAFFNSAEQGGQFSSAAHTPLRCDSRASTVSPGGYMVPKGSASFQPSPENCRQFPSAAPWAFRQGYGGLDWSSEAFSQLYNPGFECHLNEPNVILDISNYTPQKAKQQTVSETFSESSSDSTQFNQPAGYRRANSEASSSEGQSSLSSLEKLMMDWNEASSAPGYNWNQSVLFQSNSKPGRGRRKKVDMFDTSHLNFSSSSSSSSVYPSKRSTGPRQPRGSRGACASKKERGTGKAKFPTKSQAVNPLFQESTDLGLDYYSGDSSMSPLPSQSRGFGVGERDPCDYAGPYSMNPSTPSDGTFVQGFQSDSPGLGQADLESKHFPALPHQLAAAGQQTVFEAGLQKAFSPNCSPTLAFKEDLRAGDIRKLPACDSLKHSMQGGALPHAPHLACRDLPMPQPHYDSPSCKNPPYWYSPNASTRSPSYDGKAGAGMLVDFMGRTDPQCLNPHLSSPSGTHPSKGEKEPLEMSRAHHRGPYACPLINDLNISPVPRDSMLQLQDNYRYPSFAPQGHPVMAPTQKSGFLGPMIEQQHPEDTFTVTSL
- the AHDC1 gene encoding transcription factor Gibbin isoform X1 yields the protein MLSLKVANGTEGSGSPVAGQEVAPPDGRSLPKRVGSEGLGERQPVDGSSVACQPVALENGASPPAEWFPRAQGSGPRQPGTDGDGRSFPVNLHCKHPRPRELKCNSRSSSKAEGPGPTFPDPHVSNCSAKRHAGEEEVRMRVKPPGPVVTTSVVRGSPDYVREPKFYPAGHPAQRPPACPAEKALSCSVLSFPEGSCPALGREHQAGSLLHGDPADRCQSVHGGTKAAEDLLGCAGEPRILGGSAEEAAARDRAPQTFPNATLASGRCNVDSILALLRSKCGNGHINLHPVVQLIDIMKDLNRLSEDLKSSGVHLDCGSLRGGGGGGGGGHEDSRLLPADRDLQYSFFSSPSLANSIRSPEERGVLCKTEPPRHPRPPARDGEADGGGGSAPQPPGHSGGVGGTSKGEEAGCSQPDAGDYSELAEADILNELASLACPGTQLLESQAMEPQPQLLPAQELDSQSRLLDSQSLESQPQLLDSQSLEPLPESLELQNLEPLGLQSLEPLSESLELQSLEPLSESLELQSLEPLAEPLGLQTLEPLPGALEPPLLDARTPLLPAEPSLLEPQPLGPVSELLEAQPGAGDPLRPHGLQPRLGGCPLGGVVKRGPCGGRGAGRCGEDHRKYALRRTDKPKMLCRRRRAGRGRRVDVTPESRVLSPLALPAEVPPGPEEPSAPLLAPPPPPPATLDPDEMPKAPATGKKSKCRGVRKMVVKMAKIPVSLGRRNKTTYKVSSLSSNLNLEGKELAASSSMEPTPLLKMKNNGRNVVVVFPPGEMPIILKRKRGRPPKNLLLGQAKPKEPAPEVKKRRRRKQKLASPQPSYIADTNDSKADYSDVLAKLAFLNRQSQCSGRCSPPRCWTPSEPESIHQAPDTQSISHFLHRVQGFRRRGGKAGGFGGRGGGHAARAARCSFSDFFEGIGKKKKSPAALHADTVHPRKRGRPEPDPVGKPKRKRRARKNGALFPEPNPGQSFGDGPAEWAGGEKGSPWAPHHGHPGSQAGRNGGYQGAEARPFHAAGLESGSSGRAGFYAGSAPSSQAEAGPERHSLFTGYFRSLLDSDDSSDLLDFALSASRSEARKSAAAYTAPPATLPGQRGLAAYPARGGKLAAATPGAEAAFHAAMQGRPAFPPGRAAAGYGVTQASSECRGAEAFAKLAPPSAVSRSPTAHPAASGTPGYSPYGSYGAGQSVAPASVFPPGKQYPSAQDCPNSKDCSFAYGSGSSLPSSPSSAHSAGYAPQTAGPSLPLGKAAFFNSAEQGGQFSSAAHTPLRCDSRASTVSPGGYMVPKGSASFQPSPENCRQFPSAAPWAFRQGYGGLDWSSEAFSQLYNPGFECHLNEPNVILDISNYTPQKAKQQTVSETFSESSSDSTQFNQPAGYRRANSEASSSEGQSSLSSLEKLMMDWNEASSAPGYNWNQSVLFQSNSKPGRGRRKKVDMFDTSHLNFSSSSSSSSVYPSKRSTGPRQPRGSRGACASKKERGTGKAKFPTKSQAVNPLFQESTDLGLDYYSGDSSMSPLPSQSRGFGVGERDPCDYAGPYSMNPSTPSDGTFVQGFQSDSPGLGQADLESKHFPALPHQLAAAGQQTVFEAGLQKAFSPNCSPTLAFKEDLRAGDIRKLPACDSLKHSMQGGALPHAPHLACRDLPMPQPHYDSPSCKNPPYWYSPNASTRSPSYDGKAGAGMLVDFMGRTDPQCLNPHLSSPSGTHPSKGEKEPLEMSRAHHRGPYACPLINDLNISPVPRDSMLQLQDNYRYPSFAPQGHPVMAPTQKSGFLGPMIEQQHPEDTFTVTSL